One genomic window of Anaeromicrobium sediminis includes the following:
- the ruvB gene encoding Holliday junction branch migration DNA helicase RuvB: MEDDRVITSSLKNEDCEIENNLRPKSIGEYIGQEKVKEKLNIFIEAAKMRNEALDHVLLYGPPGLGKTTLSSIISHEMGVNLKITSGPAIERPGDLAAILTNLSENDVLFIDEIHRLSRSVEEVLYPAMEDYALDIIIGKGPSARSIRLDLSKFTLIGATTRAGLLTSPLRDRFGVICKLELYKPEELGEIIIRSANILGILIEKSAAIEIARRSRGTPRIANRILKRIRDFAQVKGNGMITHEIANNGLKLLEVDEYGLDNTDRNILRTIISKFSGGPVGLDTLAASTGEERTTIEDVYEPFLLQLGFIERTPKGRKVTKLGYEHLGIKWE, from the coding sequence TATAGGTGAGTATATAGGCCAGGAGAAGGTAAAAGAGAAGTTAAATATATTTATAGAAGCAGCTAAGATGAGAAATGAGGCTTTAGATCATGTATTGTTATATGGACCACCAGGCTTGGGAAAAACAACCCTTTCTAGTATTATATCCCATGAAATGGGTGTAAACTTAAAAATCACATCTGGTCCTGCCATAGAAAGACCTGGAGATTTAGCGGCCATATTGACTAATCTAAGTGAAAATGATGTTTTATTTATAGATGAAATACATAGATTGAGTAGAAGTGTAGAGGAAGTATTATATCCTGCCATGGAAGACTATGCACTAGATATTATTATAGGAAAAGGTCCAAGTGCTAGGTCTATAAGATTGGATTTAAGTAAATTTACTTTAATTGGAGCTACAACTAGGGCAGGGCTTCTAACATCACCACTTAGGGATAGGTTTGGTGTCATATGTAAACTAGAACTATATAAACCAGAAGAATTAGGAGAAATTATAATTAGATCTGCTAATATACTAGGTATTTTAATAGAAAAGAGCGCTGCAATTGAAATTGCAAGAAGATCTCGTGGTACACCAAGGATTGCCAACAGAATTTTAAAGAGAATAAGAGATTTTGCACAAGTGAAAGGCAATGGCATGATAACTCATGAAATAGCTAATAATGGTTTAAAGTTATTAGAGGTTGATGAATATGGATTAGACAATACTGATAGAAATATATTAAGAACTATAATTAGTAAATTTAGTGGTGGACCTGTAGGTTTAGATACCCTTGCTGCGTCCACGGGAGAAGAAAGAACTACAATAGAAGATGTGTATGAACCTTTTTTACTACAATTAGGATTTATAGAAAGAACTCCAAAGGGAAGAAAAGTTACTAAACTTGGATATGAACATTTAGGTATTAAGTGGGAATAG
- a CDS encoding SpoIID/LytB domain-containing protein, translated as MKKFMGLCVIIIFIVTNTFFASGQVQIPATVKVGIIFGSNEIDNIKLEGDSKITIVKDGNIIDEGSIFILKKDTGNTLKVTNKNGNEILKYDVKKDKISFKGEKIIKVNGQSYRGNIIVDRYYNSDLTIINELEIDEYLYGVLPKEISGSWPMEAQKAQAVAARNFTLVKLGSHRGLGFDLCDTTHCQVYGGFSVENSQSNRAIDETKDQTLTYNREPISAYYHSNSGGKTENMENVWSAKVEYIRSVEDPYSIGAPNDSWEKVYSKNEIEDILNNGENYVGELKSIKIKTRAESGRVTELEIIGDKDEIILQKDKIRKVFGYNNIKSTWFNIKHDGDMNKIALQQPYEDPKNVNMEKVYVISDEKTVKVKDELYIYNGETKGKVDFQNVSGDYLFVGRGWGHGLGMSQWGAKKMAEEGFSYEEILMFYYKNTLLER; from the coding sequence ATGAAAAAGTTTATGGGTTTGTGTGTAATTATAATTTTTATTGTAACGAATACTTTTTTTGCAAGTGGACAAGTTCAAATTCCAGCCACAGTTAAAGTGGGAATAATATTTGGCAGTAATGAAATTGATAATATTAAGCTAGAAGGAGATTCAAAAATAACCATTGTAAAAGATGGAAATATAATTGATGAAGGTTCCATATTCATATTAAAAAAAGATACTGGAAATACTTTGAAAGTAACAAATAAAAATGGTAATGAAATACTTAAATATGATGTAAAGAAAGATAAAATCTCCTTTAAAGGGGAAAAAATAATAAAAGTAAATGGTCAAAGCTATAGAGGAAACATAATAGTGGATAGATATTATAATAGTGATTTGACTATAATAAATGAACTAGAAATTGATGAATACCTATATGGGGTCTTACCAAAGGAAATTTCTGGATCATGGCCTATGGAAGCACAAAAGGCTCAGGCTGTAGCAGCAAGAAATTTTACTCTAGTAAAATTAGGCTCCCATAGGGGACTGGGATTTGATTTATGTGATACTACCCATTGTCAAGTCTATGGTGGTTTTTCTGTAGAAAATAGCCAATCTAATAGGGCCATAGATGAAACAAAAGACCAAACACTAACTTATAATAGGGAACCTATTTCTGCATATTATCATTCTAATAGTGGTGGGAAAACTGAAAATATGGAGAATGTATGGTCTGCAAAGGTAGAATATATAAGGAGTGTAGAAGACCCATACTCCATAGGTGCACCTAATGATTCTTGGGAAAAAGTTTATTCAAAGAATGAAATAGAAGATATATTAAATAATGGTGAGAATTATGTAGGAGAGTTGAAAAGTATAAAAATAAAGACTAGAGCAGAAAGTGGAAGAGTTACTGAACTAGAGATTATTGGAGATAAAGATGAAATAATTCTACAAAAGGATAAAATAAGAAAGGTATTTGGTTATAATAATATAAAGAGCACCTGGTTTAATATAAAGCATGATGGGGACATGAATAAAATAGCTTTACAACAACCCTATGAAGATCCTAAAAATGTCAATATGGAAAAGGTATATGTTATAAGTGATGAAAAAACTGTGAAAGTAAAGGATGAATTATACATATACAATGGTGAAACTAAAGGAAAAGTTGATTTTCAAAATGTTTCAGGAGATTATTTGTTTGTTGGAAGAGGATGGGGCCATGGATTAGGTATGAGCCAATGGGGTGCTAAGAAAATGGCAGAAGAAGGATTCTCCTATGAAGAAATACTAATGTTTTACTATAAAAATACACTACTAGAAAGATAA
- the queA gene encoding tRNA preQ1(34) S-adenosylmethionine ribosyltransferase-isomerase QueA, with protein sequence MNKSDFYFDLPEELIAQTPIKERDTSKLMVVDRQTGNIDHKQFKDIIKYLKAGDCLVLNNTKVLPARLFGAKEHTGGKVEFLLLKRIEGNKWETLVKPGKKAKPGDVIVFGDGILKANILEVGQEGSRIVEFVYKGIFEEILDQLGSMPLPPYIKEKLDEKERYQTVYAKEQGSAAAPTAGLHFTKELIEDVKNKGVKIAYVTLHVGLGTFRPVKADSIYDHKMHEELYIIDKEAADIINKTKEEGGRVISVGTTSTRTLESAADELGKVKAESRWTDIFMYPGYEFKVVDGIITNFHLPESTLIMLVSAFMGRERTLNAYEEAIKNKYRFFSFGDAMFII encoded by the coding sequence ATGAACAAAAGTGATTTTTATTTTGACTTACCAGAGGAATTAATAGCTCAAACTCCCATAAAAGAGAGAGATACTTCTAAATTAATGGTGGTAGATAGACAAACTGGTAATATAGATCATAAACAATTTAAGGATATTATAAAGTATTTAAAAGCAGGAGACTGTTTAGTCTTAAATAACACAAAAGTATTACCTGCAAGATTATTTGGAGCCAAGGAACATACTGGTGGGAAAGTTGAATTTCTATTACTAAAGAGAATAGAAGGCAATAAATGGGAGACCCTAGTTAAGCCTGGGAAAAAGGCAAAACCAGGAGATGTGATAGTGTTTGGGGACGGTATTTTAAAGGCAAATATACTAGAAGTAGGACAAGAAGGGTCTAGAATAGTAGAGTTTGTATATAAAGGAATATTTGAAGAAATATTAGACCAGTTAGGAAGTATGCCTCTACCCCCATACATTAAGGAAAAATTAGATGAAAAGGAAAGATATCAAACTGTATATGCTAAAGAACAGGGTTCGGCAGCAGCACCTACTGCAGGTCTTCATTTTACTAAAGAGTTAATAGAAGATGTTAAGAATAAGGGGGTTAAAATTGCTTATGTGACCCTTCACGTGGGACTTGGTACTTTTAGGCCAGTAAAGGCAGATAGTATATACGATCATAAAATGCATGAAGAATTGTATATTATAGATAAGGAAGCGGCAGACATAATAAACAAAACTAAAGAAGAGGGTGGCAGGGTTATATCAGTAGGAACTACTTCCACAAGAACTTTAGAAAGTGCAGCAGATGAACTTGGAAAAGTAAAAGCTGAAAGCAGATGGACTGACATTTTCATGTATCCAGGATATGAATTTAAAGTAGTGGATGGTATAATAACAAATTTTCATTTGCCAGAGTCCACATTGATAATGTTAGTAAGTGCTTTTATGGGAAGAGAAAGAACATTAAATGCATATGAAGAAGCTATTAAAAATAAATATAGATTTTTTAGTTTTGGAGATGCAATGTTTATAATATAG
- the tgt gene encoding tRNA guanosine(34) transglycosylase Tgt, which translates to MAIKYELIKVCKQSGARLGKIHTPHGVIETPIFMPVGTQATVKAMTPEELKKIEAQIILSNTYHLYLRPGHKLVEKAGGLHKFMNWDKPILTDSGGFQVFSLGDLRKISEEGVEFRSHIDGSKHFLSPEKAIEIENSLGADIIMAFDECAPYPADRQYVKNSLERTTRWLKRCIDAHKYPERQALFGIIQGGMYKDLRHQSLNEILSFDLPGYAVGGLSVGEPKDLMYEVLEYTTPLMPKDKPRYLMGVGSPDCLIEGVIRGIDMFDCVHPTRIGRNGTAMTSIGRVVIKNAKYAEDFMPLDPNCDCYTCKSYSRAYIRHLFKAGEILASRLVTYHNLHFLLNLMKEIRQAIMEDRLLDYRREFFQKYGYTL; encoded by the coding sequence ATGGCAATTAAATACGAATTAATTAAAGTATGTAAACAAAGTGGAGCAAGGCTTGGGAAAATACATACACCCCATGGAGTTATAGAAACGCCTATTTTTATGCCAGTAGGAACACAAGCTACTGTAAAGGCCATGACACCAGAGGAGTTAAAAAAGATTGAAGCACAAATAATATTAAGTAATACATATCATCTATATTTAAGGCCAGGTCATAAGCTAGTAGAAAAAGCTGGTGGTCTTCACAAATTTATGAATTGGGATAAACCAATTTTAACGGATAGTGGTGGATTTCAGGTGTTTAGTTTAGGGGATTTAAGGAAAATATCTGAAGAGGGAGTTGAATTTAGATCTCATATAGATGGATCAAAGCATTTTTTGAGTCCAGAGAAGGCTATTGAAATAGAAAATTCACTGGGAGCAGACATAATAATGGCTTTTGATGAATGTGCTCCATATCCTGCAGATAGACAATATGTGAAAAATTCATTAGAAAGAACTACAAGATGGTTAAAAAGGTGTATAGATGCTCACAAATATCCAGAACGTCAGGCACTTTTTGGAATAATTCAAGGTGGGATGTATAAGGATTTAAGACATCAAAGTTTGAATGAAATTCTTTCATTTGATTTGCCAGGATATGCCGTGGGAGGACTTAGTGTAGGTGAACCAAAGGACTTAATGTATGAAGTGTTAGAATATACTACTCCTCTTATGCCAAAGGACAAACCAAGATATTTAATGGGAGTTGGAAGCCCTGATTGTTTAATTGAAGGAGTTATAAGAGGAATAGATATGTTTGACTGTGTCCATCCTACTAGAATAGGGAGAAATGGAACAGCCATGACTTCAATTGGTAGAGTTGTAATTAAGAATGCCAAATATGCAGAAGACTTTATGCCACTTGATCCAAATTGTGATTGTTATACATGTAAAAGCTATTCAAGAGCATATATTAGACATTTATTCAAAGCAGGTGAGATTCTAGCATCAAGGTTAGTTACTTACCATAACTTACATTTCTTGCTAAACTTAATGAAAGAAATAAGACAGGCAATCATGGAAGATAGGTTATTAGATTATAGAAGAGAATTTTTCCAAAAATATGGATATACTTTGTAA
- the yajC gene encoding preprotein translocase subunit YajC codes for MQQQFMQPIIMTVVFIAIFYFFIIRPQKKREKEVKDMRSNLKVGDYVVTIGGIQGKISKIKEDDITMEVGSDKVKLRIARWAIGNVVNK; via the coding sequence ATGCAACAACAATTTATGCAACCTATTATAATGACAGTGGTGTTTATCGCCATATTCTACTTCTTTATAATAAGACCGCAAAAGAAAAGAGAGAAAGAAGTAAAGGACATGAGATCTAATCTAAAAGTTGGAGATTATGTAGTTACAATTGGTGGAATCCAAGGAAAAATATCTAAAATTAAAGAAGACGATATCACTATGGAAGTTGGCTCTGACAAGGTTAAATTAAGGATAGCTAGATGGGCTATAGGTAACGTGGTAAATAAGTAA
- the rny gene encoding ribonuclease Y, with protein sequence MSQLYIIAISAVTAGIGIGVGYLVRKNIAEGKINNAEKKSEEIILEGRKKAETSKKEMLLEAKEEVHKLRNELERESRERRNELQRSERRLVQKEEALDRKSDNLEKKDDILNRKIKDADSKRDEVGKMLQKQMEELERISGLTSNEAKDLLLNEIEKEVKHEAAIMIKDIEQKAKDEAQKKAKEIIAYSIQKCAADHVAETTVSVVNLPNDEMKGRIIGREGRNIRTLETLTGIDLIIDDTPEAVILSGFDPIRREIARIALEKLIVDGRIHPARIEEMVEKAKREVNEIIKEEGEQATFETGIHSLHPELVKLLGRLKYRTSYGQNVLKHSIEVSHLAGVMAAELGVDVKLAKRAGLLHDIGKSIDHEVEGTHVEIGMNLLKKYKESSEVIHAMSTHHGDYEPQTIEAVLVTAADAISAARPGARRETLETYIKRLQRLEEIANDCGGVEKSFAIQAGREIRIMVKPDEMNDGDIIYLAREITKKIESELEYPGQIKVNVIRETRAIEYAK encoded by the coding sequence ATTAGTCAATTATACATTATAGCAATATCAGCAGTAACTGCTGGGATAGGTATAGGCGTAGGGTATTTAGTAAGGAAAAATATCGCTGAAGGAAAAATTAATAATGCAGAGAAAAAATCTGAAGAAATAATATTAGAAGGAAGAAAAAAAGCAGAAACTTCTAAAAAAGAAATGCTTCTTGAAGCAAAAGAGGAAGTTCACAAGTTAAGAAATGAACTAGAAAGAGAAAGTAGAGAACGTAGAAATGAACTTCAGAGATCAGAAAGAAGATTGGTCCAAAAGGAAGAAGCATTAGATAGAAAATCTGATAACTTAGAAAAGAAAGATGATATCTTAAACAGAAAGATTAAGGATGCAGATTCTAAGAGAGATGAAGTTGGCAAAATGCTTCAAAAACAAATGGAAGAACTTGAAAGAATTTCAGGATTAACATCAAATGAAGCTAAAGATTTGTTGTTAAATGAAATAGAAAAAGAAGTTAAGCATGAAGCTGCTATAATGATTAAGGATATAGAGCAAAAGGCAAAGGACGAAGCTCAAAAGAAGGCAAAGGAAATCATTGCTTACTCTATACAAAAATGTGCAGCTGACCATGTGGCAGAAACTACAGTATCAGTGGTTAATTTACCTAATGATGAAATGAAAGGTAGAATAATTGGTAGAGAGGGTAGAAATATTAGAACCCTTGAAACTTTAACTGGTATTGACTTAATTATTGATGATACTCCAGAAGCAGTTATCCTTTCAGGATTTGACCCAATACGACGCGAAATAGCTAGAATAGCCCTTGAAAAATTAATTGTAGATGGTAGAATACATCCAGCTAGAATTGAAGAAATGGTGGAAAAAGCTAAAAGAGAAGTAAATGAAATAATTAAAGAAGAAGGAGAGCAAGCTACCTTCGAAACAGGAATACATAGCTTGCATCCAGAGTTAGTTAAATTATTAGGTAGATTAAAATACAGAACTAGTTATGGACAAAATGTATTAAAACATTCTATAGAAGTATCTCATTTAGCAGGTGTAATGGCCGCTGAACTAGGTGTTGACGTGAAACTAGCTAAAAGAGCTGGACTACTTCATGATATAGGAAAATCTATAGACCATGAAGTGGAAGGAACTCATGTTGAAATTGGAATGAATTTACTTAAAAAATACAAAGAGTCTAGTGAGGTTATTCATGCCATGTCTACACATCATGGAGATTATGAACCTCAAACTATAGAAGCAGTTTTAGTGACTGCAGCAGACGCCATATCAGCAGCAAGACCTGGAGCAAGAAGAGAAACACTAGAAACTTATATTAAGAGATTGCAAAGATTAGAAGAGATAGCTAATGATTGTGGTGGTGTTGAAAAATCATTTGCTATTCAAGCTGGTAGAGAGATTAGAATTATGGTTAAGCCAGATGAAATGAATGATGGAGACATAATTTACTTAGCGAGAGAAATTACTAAAAAAATCGAAAGTGAATTAGAATATCCAGGACAAATTAAGGTGAATGTAATAAGAGAAACTAGAGCTATAGAATATGCTAAATAA
- the spoVS gene encoding stage V sporulation protein SpoVS, whose protein sequence is MEVLKVSAKSSPNSVAGALAGVLRECGGAEIQAIGAGALNQAVKAVAIARGFVAPSGVDLICIPAFTDIMIDGEERTAIKLIVEPR, encoded by the coding sequence ATGGAAGTATTAAAAGTATCAGCAAAATCAAGTCCAAATTCTGTTGCAGGAGCACTAGCAGGAGTTTTAAGAGAGTGCGGAGGCGCTGAAATTCAGGCTATAGGTGCAGGGGCTCTAAATCAAGCAGTAAAAGCTGTAGCAATTGCTAGAGGTTTTGTCGCTCCAAGTGGTGTAGACTTGATATGCATCCCTGCATTTACTGATATAATGATTGACGGGGAAGAAAGAACAGCTATTAAATTAATTGTTGAACCGAGATAG
- a CDS encoding PHP domain-containing protein, whose product MEKIDMHVHTTASDGVFTPKEIIEWALRLNLAGIAITDHDTVEGIKEAFEFLKDNTDFLLIPGIEFSCLYKDSEVHILGYFIDYENEELNRICRKIKDARKNRATKIIEKLRTEGIDITEDDISKMGHVESIGRPHIARIMVKKGYVKDIEEAFHKWIGRNKVAYVERYKISIKEAVGYIKGAGGIAVLAHPGLLKEHIDLLDILNLDIDGVEVYHTKHTEEKCEQLLKIAKENEKFITGGTDFHEPAYNCKPHLGEIHIKKEEIEKMLRKTLEK is encoded by the coding sequence ATGGAAAAAATAGATATGCATGTACATACTACTGCATCAGATGGAGTTTTTACTCCCAAAGAAATAATAGAATGGGCTTTAAGATTAAATCTTGCAGGAATTGCCATAACTGATCATGATACGGTAGAAGGAATAAAAGAGGCCTTTGAATTTCTAAAAGATAATACTGATTTTTTGTTGATTCCTGGGATTGAGTTTAGTTGCTTGTATAAAGATTCTGAAGTACATATACTAGGCTACTTTATAGATTATGAAAATGAAGAATTAAATAGAATCTGTAGAAAAATAAAGGATGCAAGAAAAAATAGGGCAACAAAAATAATAGAAAAATTAAGAACTGAAGGTATTGATATAACTGAAGATGATATTAGCAAAATGGGTCATGTCGAGTCAATTGGAAGACCCCATATTGCTAGGATTATGGTGAAAAAGGGATATGTAAAGGATATAGAAGAGGCCTTTCATAAATGGATTGGAAGAAATAAAGTGGCTTATGTGGAACGATATAAAATATCCATTAAAGAGGCCGTTGGCTATATTAAGGGAGCAGGAGGTATTGCAGTGTTAGCCCATCCTGGTCTATTAAAAGAGCATATAGATCTATTGGATATTTTAAATTTGGACATTGATGGGGTAGAAGTTTATCATACTAAACATACAGAAGAAAAATGCGAACAATTACTAAAGATAGCAAAAGAAAATGAAAAGTTCATAACAGGAGGGACTGACTTTCATGAGCCAGCCTATAACTGTAAACCCCATTTGGGGGAAATACATATAAAAAAAGAAGAAATAGAAAAAATGTTAAGAAAAACTCTAGAAAAATAA
- the purB gene encoding adenylosuccinate lyase, with the protein MSNLYENPLISRYASKEMAETFSNDEKFSTWRKLWIALAESQRELGLNITEEQIEEMKEFCENINYDVAKQREKETRHDVMSHVYAFGVQCPNAKPIIHLGATSAYVGDNTDVIVIRKALMLIKNKLVNLINELSKFAFEYREIPTLGFTHFQPAQLTTVGKRATLWIMELIMDYEDLVYTIDSLRFRGVKGTTGTQASYLNLFNNDHKKVESLDKSVAKKMGFDRVFPVTGQTYSRKLDYKVLSVLSGIAQSVHKMTNDIRLLQHLKEVEEPFEKKQIGSSAMAYKRNPMRSERVASLARYVMSSLGNTAMTSSTQWFERTLDDSANRRISIPQSFLATDAILKICINISQGMVVNDKVIMKHIMEELPFMTTENIIMESVKRGGDRQELHEKIREYSMEAAKEVKQKGNKNNLLEMIANDEEFGLSKKDIDKLMDPKLYIGRSKDQVEEFIKTDVSPIIEENKGALGIKVTLEV; encoded by the coding sequence TTGTCAAATTTATATGAGAATCCTTTAATCAGTAGATATGCAAGCAAAGAGATGGCTGAGACTTTTTCAAATGATGAAAAGTTTAGTACGTGGAGAAAATTATGGATAGCATTAGCAGAGTCACAAAGAGAACTGGGACTAAACATTACAGAGGAACAAATTGAAGAAATGAAGGAATTTTGTGAAAACATAAATTACGATGTGGCAAAACAAAGAGAAAAGGAGACTAGACATGATGTTATGTCTCATGTATATGCGTTTGGAGTACAATGTCCAAATGCTAAGCCAATTATTCATCTAGGGGCTACTAGTGCTTATGTGGGAGACAATACAGATGTGATAGTTATTAGAAAGGCTTTAATGCTAATTAAGAATAAACTTGTGAATTTAATAAATGAATTGAGTAAGTTTGCATTTGAATATAGAGAGATTCCTACACTTGGATTTACTCATTTTCAACCAGCCCAATTAACTACAGTGGGGAAAAGGGCTACCTTATGGATTATGGAACTAATAATGGATTATGAAGATTTAGTTTATACTATTGATAGTTTGAGATTTAGAGGTGTAAAAGGTACCACAGGTACTCAAGCAAGTTATTTAAATTTATTTAACAATGACCATAAGAAAGTAGAAAGCTTAGATAAATCAGTAGCCAAGAAAATGGGATTTGACAGAGTATTTCCTGTTACTGGACAGACATATAGCAGAAAACTTGATTATAAAGTTTTATCTGTATTAAGTGGAATCGCACAATCGGTACATAAAATGACTAATGATATAAGATTACTGCAACATTTAAAAGAAGTAGAAGAACCATTTGAAAAAAAGCAAATAGGTTCGTCTGCTATGGCATATAAAAGAAATCCTATGAGAAGTGAAAGGGTTGCGTCCTTAGCAAGATATGTAATGTCTAGTTTAGGAAATACGGCCATGACTAGTTCTACACAATGGTTTGAGAGAACTTTAGATGATTCTGCCAATAGGAGAATTAGTATACCACAAAGTTTTTTAGCCACGGATGCTATTTTAAAAATATGTATTAATATTAGCCAGGGTATGGTGGTAAATGATAAGGTTATAATGAAACATATTATGGAAGAGCTACCTTTTATGACAACGGAAAATATTATAATGGAATCAGTAAAAAGAGGTGGAGATAGACAAGAACTTCATGAAAAAATAAGAGAATATTCCATGGAAGCAGCTAAGGAAGTAAAACAAAAGGGAAATAAAAATAATCTTTTAGAGATGATTGCTAATGATGAAGAGTTTGGTTTATCAAAGAAAGATATTGATAAATTAATGGATCCAAAACTGTACATAGGAAGATCCAAAGATCAAGTAGAAGAATTTATAAAAACTGATGTATCTCCAATTATAGAGGAAAATAAAGGAGCATTAGGAATTAAGGTAACTTTAGAAGTGTAA
- a CDS encoding TIGR04086 family membrane protein: protein MSYKNKIKTGREKFFWTYVKGIFMACMLMLIMFVLLALLITYTSVSESIIPIAATISLLITAMINGMYVAGKRKKKGWLNGIIAGIIYMLVILFLSWVFMKEFKLSISILYKSIMALASSSIGGMIGVNLNK from the coding sequence ATGTCATATAAAAATAAAATTAAAACTGGTAGGGAAAAATTCTTTTGGACTTATGTAAAAGGAATTTTTATGGCTTGTATGTTAATGCTAATAATGTTTGTACTTCTTGCCTTGTTAATTACATATACTAGTGTATCAGAAAGTATAATTCCTATAGCAGCTACTATAAGCTTATTGATAACGGCCATGATAAATGGTATGTACGTGGCTGGAAAAAGAAAAAAGAAAGGCTGGTTAAATGGTATAATTGCAGGGATTATATATATGTTAGTAATTTTATTCCTAAGTTGGGTATTTATGAAGGAATTTAAATTAAGTATTTCCATATTATACAAGAGTATTATGGCCTTAGCTTCCTCTAGCATAGGAGGTATGATAGGGGTGAATTTAAACAAATAA
- the scfA gene encoding six-cysteine ranthipeptide SCIFF: MKMKHIKTLSKATLKDSAHKGGCGECQTSCQSACKTSCTVANQECENR, encoded by the coding sequence ATTAAAATGAAGCACATTAAAACTTTAAGTAAAGCTACTTTAAAGGATAGCGCTCACAAAGGTGGATGTGGCGAATGTCAAACATCTTGTCAATCGGCATGTAAAACTTCATGTACTGTTGCAAACCAAGAGTGTGAAAATAGATAG